The window AATCAGAATTTAAAGCTGATACCGGCAAAGGCATTCCAGTTGAGTCCGGAATATAGATTACAGTTAGTCGTACCGTATACCAGTTTAAAAAAATCATTCAGTGGGAAACCGAAAGTCATTCTGGCCCCCGCTCTAATTCCAAATCCGGACTTGTGTTCATACAATAAAGTAAGTTCAATATCCGGAGAAAAGGAATGAAACCTGGCGGAGGCGTCAATACTGGTAAGTGTGGTATTGGATAAATCGAGGTAGTCTACTTTTCCGGATTGTTTTACTTCAGACCAGGAGAGTCCTCCGGAAATAAAACTCAGGTATTTGTTTTTATCCTTGATATAGCCAATCAATAACACCTGATATTGGGCATAAAATGTAAATGCCTGGAACGACAAATCAAGATTTTCCCTCATGCCATTAAAAAATAAAGGCGCGGATGCAGAAGAATCATCCATGTACCAGGTCAACTCTTCTTCCGGTGAATAACTTCCGTCGGAATTTTGCCACCAGGTATTCTTTTTATGAATTTCTCCTGTTGTTCCATAGGAAACTGCCCCATGTAAAAATGAATTTCTGCTCAACTGATATTGAATCCCCAATTGCGGATAAAATGAGCCATGAGCAAAATCGGCTTGTCCATACAGCCTTAACGAATGTGAATTATCCTTCGGCTGAGCATCACCCGACAGGGTGAAGAAAAGAAACAGCAAAACCAGAAAATGATACCTCATTAATCCAGTTTAAGTACCGCAAGAAAGGCTTGCTGAGGAACCTCAACACGACCTACCTGACGCATACGTTTTTTCCCTTCTTTTTGCTTTTCGAGCAGTTTTCGTTTACGCGAAATATCTCCACCATAACATTTAGCGGTTACATCTTTACGTAATGCCTTGATGGTTTCCCGCGCGATAATTTTTGCACCAATTGCAGCCTGAATAGGAATTTCGAATTGCTGGCGCGGGATTAATTCTTTCAGTTTTTCGCACATTTTTTTACCTAACTCAAAAGCATGATCGCGGTGAATGAGTGCGGAAAGTGCATCTACCTGTTCGGCATTTAATAAAATATCGAGTTTAACCAGGTCGGATTCTTTATATCCAATCGGAAAATAATCGAAGGAGGCATAACCTCTGGATAACGTTTTCAGTTTATCATAAAAATCAAATACCACCTCTCCAAGCGGAAGCTCAAATGAAAGCTCCACACGGTCGGTAGTAAGGAAGTTCTGATTGATAAGAACGCCTCTTTTACCAATACAAAGCGACATGATATTACCCAGGTATTCCGATTTTGTAATGATTTGTGCTTTAATATATGGTTCTTCTACCTTTTCTAATTTACTCGGATCCGGTAATTGAGAAGGGTTATGGACTTCGATCAATGTTCCTTTTTTATCATATGCTTTGTAGGATACGTTTGGAACCGTGGTAATAACCGTCATGTTAAATTCACGCTCGAGACGCTCCTGTATGATTTCCATATGCAGCAAGCCCAGAAATCCACAACGAAAGCCAAATCCTAATGCAGCCGATGATTCCGGTTCAAAAACCAGAGAAGCATCATTCAGCTGGAGCTTTTCCATCGCATCGCGAAGCTCGTCAAACTCATCCGTATCTACAGGATAAATTCCGGCGAACACCATTGGTTTTACATCTTCAAATCCTTTGATATCTTCAGCACATGGTCGCTCTTTATGCGTAATGGTATCCCCTACTTTAACGTCTTTTGCATTCTTAATTCCCGAAATAATATAGCCTACATCACCACAAGTGATTTCATTTTTCGGCATTAAGTCGAGTTTAAGTGTTCCAATCTCATCGGCATTGTATTCTTTGCCGGTATTGAAGAACTTCACTTTATCGCCCTTTTTAATAGAACCATTCATGATTCGCATAAATGCGATAATTCCACGAAAAGTATTGAATTCGGAGTCGAAAATTAAAGCCTGAAGCGGAGCATTCGGATCACCCTTTGGTGCAGGAATTCGTTCAATGACTGCATTTAACACATCATCCACTCCCAGTCCTGTTTTTCCGGATGCAGAAAGAATTTCTTCTCGTTTGCATCCCAATAAATCAACAATTTGATCTTTTACTTCTTCGGGCATTGCCCCCGGAAGATCGATTTTATTAAGAATCGGGATAATTTCAAGATCGTGATCCAAGGCCAAATACATGTTGGAAATAGTCTGAGCCTGAACCCCTTGGGCAGCATCCACTAACAAAAGTGCTCCTTCGCAGGCCGCAATGGCTCGTGATACTTCGTAGGAAAAGTCAACGTGACCCGGCGTGTCGATCAAATTGAGAATATACTTTTCTCCTTTGTAGGTATATTCCATTTGAATGGCGTGGCTCTTAATGGTAATCCCTC is drawn from Flavobacteriales bacterium and contains these coding sequences:
- the lepA gene encoding translation elongation factor 4, with the translated sequence MKKIRNFCIIAHIDHGKSTLADRLLQMTGTLSERELTEQTLDDMDLERERGITIKSHAIQMEYTYKGEKYILNLIDTPGHVDFSYEVSRAIAACEGALLLVDAAQGVQAQTISNMYLALDHDLEIIPILNKIDLPGAMPEEVKDQIVDLLGCKREEILSASGKTGLGVDDVLNAVIERIPAPKGDPNAPLQALIFDSEFNTFRGIIAFMRIMNGSIKKGDKVKFFNTGKEYNADEIGTLKLDLMPKNEITCGDVGYIISGIKNAKDVKVGDTITHKERPCAEDIKGFEDVKPMVFAGIYPVDTDEFDELRDAMEKLQLNDASLVFEPESSAALGFGFRCGFLGLLHMEIIQERLEREFNMTVITTVPNVSYKAYDKKGTLIEVHNPSQLPDPSKLEKVEEPYIKAQIITKSEYLGNIMSLCIGKRGVLINQNFLTTDRVELSFELPLGEVVFDFYDKLKTLSRGYASFDYFPIGYKESDLVKLDILLNAEQVDALSALIHRDHAFELGKKMCEKLKELIPRQQFEIPIQAAIGAKIIARETIKALRKDVTAKCYGGDISRKRKLLEKQKEGKKRMRQVGRVEVPQQAFLAVLKLD